In Montipora foliosa isolate CH-2021 chromosome 13, ASM3666993v2, whole genome shotgun sequence, one DNA window encodes the following:
- the LOC137983340 gene encoding FMR1-interacting protein NUFIP1-like has translation MLKLHWIQVHASGKMRIKLDTPEEIAKWREERKRKYPTVANVEKKKEEEAKRHACGQVLKPRISDIAEVSEEAELSSGWSQSLQ, from the exons ATGTTGAAACTACATTGGATACAG GTTCATGCTTCTGGAAAAATGAGAATAAAGCTGGATACTCCTGAGGAAATAGCGAAGTGGCGAGAAGAGAGGAAAAG GAAGTATCCCACAGTAGCTAATGTTGAAAAGAAGAAGGAAGAGGAAGCTAAGAGGCACGCATGTGGACAAGTGTTGAAACCAAGAATTTCAG ATATCGCCGAGGTCAGCGAGGAGGCAGAACTTTCCAGCGGGTGGTCTCAATCGCTTCAATAA